The genomic interval TACGGCCGATGGCTCTTCGGCATCGTGGACGCTCCTTTCCGCCCCAACGATGGGGTGTCCACGAAACCGGGTCAACTCCAGTGGGTCACCGATATCACCTACATCCCCACCGGCGAGGGTTGGCTCTACCTGGCGGTGATCGTCGATCTCTGCTCCCGTTTCGCCGTCGGCTGGGCGATGAGCGAGCGCGTCACGGATGATCTGACGCTCGACGCGCTCGGCATGGCGCTGGCGCGGCGGCGGCCGGCGGCGGGGCTGGTGCATCATTCGGATCGTGGCAGTCAGTACGCGAGCGGCGACTACCAGCGGCTGCTGGAACAGCACGGGATCGTCTGCAGCATGAGCCGTCGGGGCGACTGCTGGGACAACGCCGTCGCCGAGAGCTTCTTCGCGACGGTGAAGGTCGAGCTCGTCCACGACGCCGCGTGGGCCACGCGGGCCGCGGCGCGCACCGAGCTCTTCGACTACCTCGAGCTCTTCTACAACGGACAGCGGCGACATTCCGCGCTTGGCTATCTCAGCCCCCGAGCGTTCGAGCGGCGGCGCGAACAGGCAGCATTGGCGACTTAACCCAGGTGTCCACGAAACCGGGGCAAGTCCAAGTGCTCTTGCGGGGGCGCCGAGGCGTCTCTGCGGCGTCCGCCAGTCATAGAGGCAGACCAGCCCGCTCAGGGTGGGAGCCAGTGCCGGGTCCACACGTCTCCGGGCCCCGCTACTTTTCCCCCTTGCGCAGGCTGGGGTGTGCGTGAGAAGAGTGTTCCCGCACAGAACCCGCACAACGGCGGCGCGGCAGGGCTCGTAACTGTGGTCGGGGTGAGAGGATTTGAACCTCCGGCCCCCTGCTCCCAAAGCAGGTGCGCTACCGGGCTGCGCCACACCCCGAATCAATCTCCGAAGGCAGCAGTATAGCATTCGCTCAGCAGGCGTCG from Candidatus Methylomirabilota bacterium carries:
- a CDS encoding IS3 family transposase, which translates into the protein YGRWLFGIVDAPFRPNDGVSTKPGQLQWVTDITYIPTGEGWLYLAVIVDLCSRFAVGWAMSERVTDDLTLDALGMALARRRPAAGLVHHSDRGSQYASGDYQRLLEQHGIVCSMSRRGDCWDNAVAESFFATVKVELVHDAAWATRAAARTELFDYLELFYNGQRRHSALGYLSPRAFERRREQAALAT